The sequence GGCCCGGGCGATGACGCGGAGCGCGCGCGAGACCCGGCAGGCGGGTCCGGGTCCGTCCCGGCTGGTGACGATCTCCCAGGTGCTGAGCCTGGCGGGCGCGCTGACCGAGGCGGTGGGGGTACGGGACGTGGTGCAGCTGGTCTGGGACGAGGTGGCCCCGGCCGTCGGCAGCCAGGCGATGGCGATCCTCGGCTCACAGGGCGGGCGGCTGCACGTGCTCGGGCACCGCGGCTACCGGGAGGCCCGCGTCGTGGAGCGGTTCGAGGGGCTGCCGCTGGCCGAGCGGACCCCGGGCACACAGGCGCTCAGCACCGGGGTGCCGGCGTTCTTCGACTCCCGGGCGCACCTGGAGCGGCTGTATCCGGGCAGGCACCAGACCCCGGACGGCTTCGCGGCCTGGGCGTACCTGCCGCTGATCGCGTCCGGCCGGCCGGTCGGCACCTGTGTGCTGGCGTACGCCGAGCCGCACGTGTTCCCCGCCGACGAGCGGGCGGTGCTGACCTCGCTCGGCGGGCTGATCGCGCAGGCCCTGGAGCGGGCCCGGCTCTACGACGCGAAGCACAGCCTGGCGCACGGCCTCCAGCAGGCGCTGCTGCCGCACTCGCTGGCGTCGCTGCCCGGCATCGAGGCGGCGGCCCGCTATCTGCCGGCCACGCACGGCATGGAGATCGGCGGCGACTTCTACGACCTGGTGCCGGCCCGGCCGCTGGCGGCGGCGGTGATCGGGGACGTCCAGGGGCACAACGTGACCGCGGCCGGTCTGATGGGGCAGATCCGCACCGGCGTACGGGCGTACACCACGGTGGGGCAGGCGCCGCACGAGGTGATCGGCAGCACCAACCGGCTGCTGATCGATCTCGGGGCCGAGTTGTTCGCGAGCTGTCTGTATCTGCGGCTGGACCCGGCGCGCGGGCGGGCCGTGATGGCGCGGGCGGGCCATCCGCCGCCGCTGCTGCGCCGGCCGGACGGGAAGGTGCGGGTGCTGGACCTGGCCGGAGGTCCGCTGCTCGGCATCGACGCCTCGGCCGTCTACCCCACGACCGAGGTGGCCCTGGACCCCGGCTCGGTGCTCGTCCTCTACACCGACGGGCTGGTGGAATCCCCCGGCGTCGACATCGAGGACGCGCTGGCGGACCTCGGCGCGCTGCTGGCCGACATCGGCGACCGGCCGCTGGAGAACCTCGCCGACGAGGTGATCCGGCACAGCGCGGCGGCCCGCGACCGCGCGGACGACGTGGCCGTACTCCTCCTCCGGGCGCACACCACCGACTGAGACCCCCACACCACCGCGGCCGACCACATCACCGAGAGAGCCGCCCCGCCGTCGGGTCCCGACCGTACGACGCCCGCCGCCCCTCCCCCGACAGGCCAGGTCCGGCCCTCCCGCCGGAGGGCCGGACCGCTCCCCGCCGGCTGGAACCGAGGGGGGCCGGCCGGGGAGTCTCAGGGGCGCGCCGGTCCGCTCAGCGCGTACCGGTCGGGGACGACGACCCGTCGTCGTCCGCCGCGCCGGAACCGGAGGCGCCGGACGGCGCCGACGCGTCACCGCCTTCACCGGCACCGGCCTCGTCACCCGCACCCGCACCCGCACCCGCACCGGACTGGTCGCCCGCGCTCCCGAGCGTCGCGCCGGTGGCGCGGAGGGCGGTGGTGACCGGCTGGAAGAAGGTCTCGCCGCCGCCGGTGCAGTCGCCGCTGCCGCCGGAGGTGAGGCCGAGGGCGCTGCCGTCCTGGGTGAACAGGGACCCGCCGCTGTCGCCGGGCTCGGCGCAGACGTCCGTCTGGATCAGGCCGGTGACGGTGTCGACGCCGTTCGGGTCGGTCTCGCTCTGGAAGTTGACGGTGGCGTCCAGGCCGGTGACCTGTCCGTCGTGCAGCCCGGTCGTGGAGCCCATCCGGAACACGGCCTGGCCGACGGTGGCCTCGGCGGCCCGGCCGATGGGCACGGTCCGGCCGTCGCCGGCGTTCACCTCGCTGGGCGCCCGGGTGGCCGGGTCGTCGTACTTGACGAGGGAGAAGTCGCCGTCGCCGGGAAAGGTGGCCTGGTCGACGGTGGCGACGGGCTCGCCGGTCTCCGCATCGGACCACTTCTCGGCGGCCACCCCGCAGTGACCGGCCGTCAGGAAGGCGGGGCTGCCGTCGGCGGCGGTGACGTTGAAGCCCAGGGAGCAGCGGACGTTGCCGCCCTGGACCCGGGAGAAGATGGCGTCGCCGCCCGAGGCGAACGTCCTGAAGGTGCCGGAGGACTTCTTCAGGGTCGCCATGCCGGAGCCGAGGCTCCGTACGGCCGACCGCAGCCGGGCCCACTCGGCGCCGGTCACCGTGGAGTCGGCGGTGACGAGGATCTTGCCGGTGCGCGGGTCGACGGCCCAGGAGGTGCCCGGGATGGCCGCCCGGGTCCTCAGCGTCCGGGCGGCGGCCCTGAGTTCGGCGGTGCTGTTGTCGACCTGGCGGACGACCGCGCCGGCCTTCCGCGCCTGGACGACGACGTCGTCGCCGCCGCCGACCACGTTGACGACGAGTTGCTGCCGGCCGCTGTCGTAGTAGGAGCCGGCGAAGGCGTCGCCGAGGATCTTCCGCAGCCGGGCGTCGAGGTCCGGGGCGTCCGTGGCCCTCAGGGTCCTCGCGGTGCCGCCGGCGCCCGGCGCCGGACCGCCGTCTCCCGGGTCCTGGGAGGCGTCGGCGTGGGGCAGCAGGAACGCCGCCGCGCCGAGTGCCGCGAGAGCGCCCACCGCCATCGCGGCCTTGCGCCTGGGCATGCGCTTGTGACTCAACCTTCTCGACCTCCTGGGACGGGGAGCCCGCCGCTCGCGGGCGGTGCGGACCGGGGTGGGTATCGCGGCGCCTGGATGGCCGTACGTACGCACCGCAGGCGCGGTGCGTTCAGTTCCGGTTCCGTACGGCCGGGCCGGCGCGGCGAATCGGCCACGCTCCGGCCAGCCACTGAACACGGCCCGACCGTCAACCGACCAGACACGAACAAACACGGTCTGCTATCGCTCGATGACGCTCAGCTGTGAACTCGAAGCGGAATCCACCCTTCAGGGAATCTGCACATCGATTACCGGGGCACCTCACCGGCCCCCGGGGATCTGCACATCCGCGCGGCCCCCGGCACGCCATTGGCGAGAAGTGCCGGATTCGCGGCCCGGCGGCCAGGACACCCGTCGCGACGATGCCGTGCGGCATGTGAAGGAGTCGCCGACACGACGTGCGCACGCCTGCACGGATGAGGCCCCTCATGAGCCAAGTGCCCAGGTGAGAGCCCTGGTTGATTGGAAGCGCGGCCCGCGTGCGTGCTTTGATCCATCGCACCGCAGGGCTCCGGCGGCTCCCGTGACCGGGTGCCCGGCGCTCGCGGTCGCGGCCGTCCGTCTGTCCCCAGAGGGGGCCGCTCCCCCCTTGTGAAGTCATCCATACGAAGGGAAGTTCCATCATGAACTCCACCCCCCAGGTCGAGACCGTCGAGATCTCGGACGCCGAGCTGGACAACGTCTCCGGCGGTCTGTCCGTGAACACCCTCAACAGCACCCTCGGCACCGTGAACGAGATCGCCCCCGGCGTGACCGGTCTGGTCAACACGGTCGTCGGCACCGTCGAGGGTGTCACCGGCCTGAACACCGCTCCGGTCAACGGCCTGGTCGCCGGTCTCTGATCGCACCCCGGTGCCACCGAAGTCCCGGAGCCGTCCCTCGGCTCCGGGACTCTCGGACGTTGTGAACCAGATGTGTCACCCCATGCGTCACCTCATGCGTCTGACCCACAGGTGAGGGAAGTTCCGTGCAGTTCCGCCAACAGGCCCTCGCCAAGCTCCAGTCGCCGGAAGAACTGGACCTCCCGGTACGGCTGGCCCGCCCGCAGGGCTGGATCGCGCTCGGCGTCACCGTCGTCGTGCTGGCCGCCGCCTCCGTGTGGGCCGTGACCGGCTCGGTCGCCTCCACGGTCAGCGCGCCCGCCATCCTCACCCACGGGCAGGGCAGTTACGTGCTCCAGAGCCCGGTGGCCGGGCAGGTGACCGCCGTCCTCGCCCGGCAGGGCGAACGGCTGCCCGCGCACGCGCCCGTCGTCAAGGTCCGTACGGAGCACGGCGACACGGTCGTCCGTACCGTCGCCGCCGGCCGCGTCACCACACTCGCCGCCTCCATCGGGCAGATCATCCGGACCGGCGGCGACGTCGCCGCCGTGGAGAAGGTCGCCCATGCCTCCGACCCGCTGTACGCGACCGTGTATGTGCCCGCCGAGAACGCCGCCGCCATCCCGGCGCACGCCTCCGTCGACCTGACCGTGTCCTCGGTCCCGGCCCAGCGATACGGCGTGCTGCGCGGCACGGTGAAGTCGGTGGACCGCGGCGCGCAGTCCGACCGTTCGATCGCCGCGTTCCTCGGCGACCGCCAGCTCGGCGAGCAGTTCACCCGCGACGGCCGCCCGGTCGCCGTGCTGGTGGAACTCGCCGAGTCGTCGTCCACGAAGAGCGGTTACCGCTGGTCCAGCGCCGGCGGGCCGCCGTTCCGGCTCGACTCCATGACCCTGGCCACCGGCTCCGTCCGGCTCGCCGACCAGCACCCCGTCGATTGGCTGCTCCCGTGACCACCGCCCGGCAGACCCGTGGCCGCAGACGGGCGGCCCCCGCCGGACGCCCGTCCGCCAAGTCCCGTACCGGCAGGGCCCGTACGCCCACCGTGCTGCAGATGGAGGCCGTCGAGTGCGGCGCCGCCTCCCTCGCCATGGTCCTCGCCCACTACGGCCGGCACGTCCCGCTGGAGGAGCTGCGCATCGCCTGCGGCGTCTCCCGCGACGGCTCGCGTGCCTCGAACCTGCTGAAGGCGGCGCGGAGTTACGGCCTGACCGCCAAGGGCATGCAGATGGACCTGGCCGCCCTCGCCGAGGTGCGGGCCCCGGCCATCCTGTTCTGGGAGTTCAACCACTACGTCGTCTACGACGGCATGGGCCGCCGCCTCGGCCGGCGCGGGGTGTACGTCAACGACCCCGCCAAGGGCCGCCGTTTCGTGCCGTTGGAGGAGTTCGACGGCAGCTTCACCGGTGTGGTGCTGGTGCTGGAACCGGGCGAGGGCTTCGCCCGGGGCGGGCGCCGTTCCGGAGTGCTCGGCGCGCTGCCGGCCCGGCTGCGCGGCACCGCCGGCACCCTCCCGGCGGCGGTGCTGGCCAGCCTGCTGCTGGTCGCGGTCGGCGCGGCCGTGCCCGCGCTCAGCCGCACCTACATCGACATGTTCCTCATCGGCGGCCAGACCTCCCTGCTGGGCGTGCTGTTCACCTCGATGGCCGCCTGTGTGCTGCTGACGCTGGTGCTGACCTGGCTCCAGCAGGCCAATCTGCTGCACGGCCGGATCATCTCCTCCACCCTCTCCAGCGCCCGCTTCCTGCGCCATCTGCTGCGGCTGCCGGTGACGTTCTTCGCCCAGCGCTCCCCCGCCGACCTGGTCCAGCGCCTGCAGTCCAACGACCAGGTCGCCGAGACCCTGGCCCGCGACCTCGCGGCGGCCGGCGTGGACGCCGTCGTGGTGGTGCTGTACGCGGTGCTGCTCTACACCTACGACCCGCAGCTGACGGTCGTCGGCATCGCCGTGGCCCTGCTGAACGTGGTGGCCATGCGGCTCGTCGTACGGCTGCGCGCGACCCGCACGGCGAAGCTGCGCGCGGACACCGCACGGCTCACCAACACCTCGTACACCGGACTTCAGCTGATCGAGACGCTGAAGGCGACCGGTGGCGAGGACGGATACTTCCGCAAGTGGGCCGGGCAGCACGCCACCACGCTGGAGGAGCAGCAGCGGCTCGGTGTGCCGAGCGCCTGGCTGGGCGTGGTCGCGCCGACGCTCGCCACCTTCAACAGCGCGCTCATCCTGTGGATCGGCGGCCTGCGCGCGGTGGAGGGACACATCTCGGTCGGTCTGCTGGTGGCCTTCCAGGCGCTGGTCGCCCGCTTCACCGCGCCGCTGACCCGGCTCAACGGCGTGGCGGGCCGCATCCAGGACTTCGCGGCCGACGTGGCCCGGCTGAAGGACGTGGAGAACTTCCGCACCGATCCGCTCTACGCCCGCCCCGGCGGTGACTCGGCCCGGCGGCTGCACGGCCATGTCGAGCTGGAGAACATCACCTTCGGCTACAGCCCGCTGGACCGGCCGCTGCTGACCGGCTTCGACCTGAGCGTCGGTCCCGGGCAGCAGGTGGCGCTGGTCGGCGGCTCGGGCAGCGGCAAGTCCACGGTCTCCCGGCTGATCTCCGGCCTGTACACGCCGTGGGACGGGGTGATCCGCATCGACGGCCGCCGGCTGGAGGACATCCCGCGCGGCGCGCTCGCCGCCTCCGTCTCCTTCGTCGACCAGGACGTCTTCCTGTTCGAGGGCTCGGTCCGCGACAACGTGGCCCTGTGGGACCCGTCCATCCCCGACGAGGCGGTGGTGGAGGCGCTGAAGGACGCGGCGCTGTACGACGTGGTGATGCGCCGGCCCGGCGGCATCCACAGCCCGGTCGAGCAGGACGGCCGGAACTTCTCCGGCGGGCAGCGCCAGCGCCTGGAGATCGCGCGGGCGCTGGTGCGCCGGCCGAGCATCCTGGTGCTGGACGAGGTGACCAGCGCGCTGGACGCGGAGACCGAGCTGGTGGTGATGGACAACCTGCGCCGGCGCGGCTGCGCCTGCGTGGTGATCGCGCACCGGCTGAGCACGGTCCGCGACAGCGACGAGATCGTCGTCCTGGAGCACGGCACGGTCGTCGAACGCGGGCGGCACGAGGAGCTGGTGGCGCGCGGCGGCGCGTACGCGGCGCTGGTCAGGGAGCGGTGAGATGACATCCGTGCGGGAAGGCGACCTCGTCCTCGAAGCGCTCGGCTCGCTGGGCACCCGGCTGGACTGCGCCGGGCTCGGCCGGCTGGACCTGGAGGGTCCGCAGGTGCTGTGGCTGGTCGCGGCCGGCGCGCTGGACCTGTTCGCGGTGGACGCCGCCCAGCAGGGCCACTGGCACCACCTGGGCCGGCTGGAGGCGGGCACGCTGCTGCTCGGCCCGGTCGCCGGGCCCCGGCACACGCTGGTGGCCCGCCCGGTCCGGGACTGCGTGGTGCACCGCGTCGGGCTGCGCGAGCTGTACCAGCCGGCCGCCACCGAGACTTGGTCCTACGACGAGCACGGCGCTCCACAGTACGTGCCGCCGGCCTCCAGCCCCCTGGAGTACGCGCTCGCGCTCGGCGTCGGCCGGGGCCTGTCCGTCCTCTTCCAGGCGCCGATGGCGGACGAGCGCGCCGACACGCCCGCCGACGACGACGTGTTCTGGATGCAGGTGCCGCCGGGCAGCGTGCAGTACGGCTCGCTGTACGGCGCCGAGGCCGCGGCCGATCTGCTGATGGACCCGGCGCTGTGGCAGGGCATGGTGGACCAGCAGTACCGGCTGCTGACCGCGCTGGACCGGTGGATCGAGCAGCTGGAGCAGGCGCACGAGACGCGTACGGCCGCCGGGATCAAGGCCGGCGAGGCGGTGCGCGCGCAGGCCGACCAGACCCTGCTGGCCGCCATCGGCAAGCGCTCGGCCCGCCGTACGACGGCCGCCGACGCGGACGCCACCTACGCGGCCTGCAAGCTGGTCGCCGCGGCGGCCGGGATCACGCTCGCCGCGCCCGCGCACGGCGGCACCGCGAGCGAGCGGCTCGATCCGGTCGAACGGGTGGCGCTGGCCTCCCGGGTGCGCACCCGGGCGGTCCGCCTCGAGGGGCGCTGGTGGCGGGAGAACACGGGCCCGCTGGTCGGCCGGCGGGCGCTGTCCGGGGCGCCGGTGGCGCTGCTGTGGCGGCGCGGCGGCTATGTCGCCGTCCACCCGGGCACCGGCCGCCGGACCCCGGTCGGCAAGACGAACGCCGGGGAGTTCGAGCCGCGCGCGGTGATGTTCTACCGGCCGCTGCCCGACAAGCCGCTCTCCCCGCTCGGACTGCTCCGGTTCAGCCTCCGCGGAACCCGCGGCGACCTGCTGAACCTGCTGCTCGCGGGCCTGGTGACGGTGGCCATCGGCGCGCTGGTGCCGATCGCCACCGGCAAGGTGCTCGGCGAGTACGTGCCGCGGGCCCAGGAGGGCCTGATCGCCCGGGTGTGCCTGGCGGTCATGGTGAGCGGAGTGGTCGCGGCGGCGTTCACGCTGCTGGAGAACCTGTCCATCCTGCGCCTGGAGGGCCGTATCGAGGCGGCGCTGCAACCGGCCGTGTGGGACAGGCTGCTGCGCCTGCCCACCCGCTTCTTCACCCGGCGCTCGACCGGCGAACTGGCCAGCGCGGCGATGGGCGTCAGCGCGATCCGCCGGCTGCTGGCGGGCGTCGGCCCGGTCGTCGCCCAGTCGGTGACCGTCGGCGCGATGAACCTGGGACTGCTGCTGTGGTACAGCGTGCCGATGGCGCTCGCGGCGATCGGGATGCTGCTCGTCGTCGCGGTGGTGTTCGCGGGGCTCGGGCTGTGGCAGGTGCGCTGGCAGCGACGGCTGGTGGTACTCGGCAACAAGCTGAACAACCAGGCGTTCCAGACGCTGCGCGGGCTGCCCAAGCTGCGGGTGGCGGCGGCCGAGAACTACGCCTACGCGGCCTGGGCCCGCGAGTTCGCGCGCGGCCGCGAACTCCAGCAGAGGGTCGGCCGGATCAAGAACCTGACCACCGTCCTGGGCGCGGTCTACCTGCCCGTGTGCACCTTGCTGATGTTCATGCTGCTGGCCGGCCCGGCCAGGGGCGCGATGTCGGCGGCGGACTTCCTGGCCTTCAACACCTCGGTGACCATGCTGCTGACCTCGGTCACCCAGCTGACCGGCGCGTTCGTGTCGGCGGTGGCGGCGCTGCCGCTGTTCGAGGAGATCAAGCCGGTGCTGGAGGCCATGCCCGAGGTCCGCACGGCGAGCACCCGTCCGGGGCCGCTGTCGGGCGCGCTGGAGGCCCGCCGGCTGTCCTTCCGGTACACCGACGACGGCCCGCTGGTCCTGGACGACGTGTCCTTCGCGGTACGGCCGGGCGAGTTCGTGGCGGTCGTCGGCCCGAGCGGCTGCGGCAAGTCCACGCTGCTGCGCCTGCTCATCGGCTTCGACCGGCCGGTCTCCGGCAGCGTCCTGTACGACGGCCAGGACCTGGCGGCGCTGGACCGGTCCGCGGTACGCCGCCAGTGCGGCGTGGTCCTCCAGCACGCGCAGCCGTTCTCCGGCTCGATCATGGACGTCATCTGCGGCGCGGAGCCGTACACGCCGGAGGAGGTGATGGCGGCGGCCGAACTGGCGGGGCTCGCGGAGGACATCCAGCGGATGCCGATGGGGCTGCACACCATCGTGGCGGCCGGCGGCGCGATCTCCGGCGGGCAGCGGCAGCGCCTGATGATCGCGCAGGCCCTGATCCGGCGGCCGCGGATCCTCTTCCTCGACGAGGCGACCAGCGCCCTGGACAACGACACCCAGCGCGTCGTCATCGACAGCACCCGCAAGCTGAACGCCACCCGCATCGTGATCGCCCACCGGCTGTCCACCGTGCTGGACGCCGACCGGG comes from Streptomyces sp. SCL15-4 and encodes:
- a CDS encoding SpoIIE family protein phosphatase produces the protein MVGVSDGPGPEPAPAAEGATAAQPLLSLALVSMMHEVHAHSGAVYLLPSDEPVLRMAVHAGMPRAFAAPWERVGLSAPLPVVDAVRERRLVWVGGEEEMARRYPRIAVVLPYPFALAALPVATERRVYGAVFVTWPGGHPPELSDAERGRLRSACERLALRLERLAARDGPLGREDDMSASAVAGAATVAETLGSVEAVRLVSRLPYGLISLDLHGRIGFVNRAAAELLGRPAGQLLGTPLWASVPWLNDPMYEDRYRAALLSQQMASFVALRPPGDWLWFRLYPGTTGLSVRIGRARAMTRSARETRQAGPGPSRLVTISQVLSLAGALTEAVGVRDVVQLVWDEVAPAVGSQAMAILGSQGGRLHVLGHRGYREARVVERFEGLPLAERTPGTQALSTGVPAFFDSRAHLERLYPGRHQTPDGFAAWAYLPLIASGRPVGTCVLAYAEPHVFPADERAVLTSLGGLIAQALERARLYDAKHSLAHGLQQALLPHSLASLPGIEAAARYLPATHGMEIGGDFYDLVPARPLAAAVIGDVQGHNVTAAGLMGQIRTGVRAYTTVGQAPHEVIGSTNRLLIDLGAELFASCLYLRLDPARGRAVMARAGHPPPLLRRPDGKVRVLDLAGGPLLGIDASAVYPTTEVALDPGSVLVLYTDGLVESPGVDIEDALADLGALLADIGDRPLENLADEVIRHSAAARDRADDVAVLLLRAHTTD
- a CDS encoding S1 family peptidase; translation: MPRRKAAMAVGALAALGAAAFLLPHADASQDPGDGGPAPGAGGTARTLRATDAPDLDARLRKILGDAFAGSYYDSGRQQLVVNVVGGGDDVVVQARKAGAVVRQVDNSTAELRAAARTLRTRAAIPGTSWAVDPRTGKILVTADSTVTGAEWARLRSAVRSLGSGMATLKKSSGTFRTFASGGDAIFSRVQGGNVRCSLGFNVTAADGSPAFLTAGHCGVAAEKWSDAETGEPVATVDQATFPGDGDFSLVKYDDPATRAPSEVNAGDGRTVPIGRAAEATVGQAVFRMGSTTGLHDGQVTGLDATVNFQSETDPNGVDTVTGLIQTDVCAEPGDSGGSLFTQDGSALGLTSGGSGDCTGGGETFFQPVTTALRATGATLGSAGDQSGAGAGAGAGDEAGAGEGGDASAPSGASGSGAADDDGSSSPTGTR
- a CDS encoding type A2 lantipeptide; the protein is MNSTPQVETVEISDAELDNVSGGLSVNTLNSTLGTVNEIAPGVTGLVNTVVGTVEGVTGLNTAPVNGLVAGL
- a CDS encoding HlyD family efflux transporter periplasmic adaptor subunit — translated: MQFRQQALAKLQSPEELDLPVRLARPQGWIALGVTVVVLAAASVWAVTGSVASTVSAPAILTHGQGSYVLQSPVAGQVTAVLARQGERLPAHAPVVKVRTEHGDTVVRTVAAGRVTTLAASIGQIIRTGGDVAAVEKVAHASDPLYATVYVPAENAAAIPAHASVDLTVSSVPAQRYGVLRGTVKSVDRGAQSDRSIAAFLGDRQLGEQFTRDGRPVAVLVELAESSSTKSGYRWSSAGGPPFRLDSMTLATGSVRLADQHPVDWLLP
- a CDS encoding NHLP family bacteriocin export ABC transporter peptidase/permease/ATPase subunit, whose protein sequence is MTTARQTRGRRRAAPAGRPSAKSRTGRARTPTVLQMEAVECGAASLAMVLAHYGRHVPLEELRIACGVSRDGSRASNLLKAARSYGLTAKGMQMDLAALAEVRAPAILFWEFNHYVVYDGMGRRLGRRGVYVNDPAKGRRFVPLEEFDGSFTGVVLVLEPGEGFARGGRRSGVLGALPARLRGTAGTLPAAVLASLLLVAVGAAVPALSRTYIDMFLIGGQTSLLGVLFTSMAACVLLTLVLTWLQQANLLHGRIISSTLSSARFLRHLLRLPVTFFAQRSPADLVQRLQSNDQVAETLARDLAAAGVDAVVVVLYAVLLYTYDPQLTVVGIAVALLNVVAMRLVVRLRATRTAKLRADTARLTNTSYTGLQLIETLKATGGEDGYFRKWAGQHATTLEEQQRLGVPSAWLGVVAPTLATFNSALILWIGGLRAVEGHISVGLLVAFQALVARFTAPLTRLNGVAGRIQDFAADVARLKDVENFRTDPLYARPGGDSARRLHGHVELENITFGYSPLDRPLLTGFDLSVGPGQQVALVGGSGSGKSTVSRLISGLYTPWDGVIRIDGRRLEDIPRGALAASVSFVDQDVFLFEGSVRDNVALWDPSIPDEAVVEALKDAALYDVVMRRPGGIHSPVEQDGRNFSGGQRQRLEIARALVRRPSILVLDEVTSALDAETELVVMDNLRRRGCACVVIAHRLSTVRDSDEIVVLEHGTVVERGRHEELVARGGAYAALVRER
- a CDS encoding NHLP bacteriocin export ABC transporter permease/ATPase subunit, giving the protein MTSVREGDLVLEALGSLGTRLDCAGLGRLDLEGPQVLWLVAAGALDLFAVDAAQQGHWHHLGRLEAGTLLLGPVAGPRHTLVARPVRDCVVHRVGLRELYQPAATETWSYDEHGAPQYVPPASSPLEYALALGVGRGLSVLFQAPMADERADTPADDDVFWMQVPPGSVQYGSLYGAEAAADLLMDPALWQGMVDQQYRLLTALDRWIEQLEQAHETRTAAGIKAGEAVRAQADQTLLAAIGKRSARRTTAADADATYAACKLVAAAAGITLAAPAHGGTASERLDPVERVALASRVRTRAVRLEGRWWRENTGPLVGRRALSGAPVALLWRRGGYVAVHPGTGRRTPVGKTNAGEFEPRAVMFYRPLPDKPLSPLGLLRFSLRGTRGDLLNLLLAGLVTVAIGALVPIATGKVLGEYVPRAQEGLIARVCLAVMVSGVVAAAFTLLENLSILRLEGRIEAALQPAVWDRLLRLPTRFFTRRSTGELASAAMGVSAIRRLLAGVGPVVAQSVTVGAMNLGLLLWYSVPMALAAIGMLLVVAVVFAGLGLWQVRWQRRLVVLGNKLNNQAFQTLRGLPKLRVAAAENYAYAAWAREFARGRELQQRVGRIKNLTTVLGAVYLPVCTLLMFMLLAGPARGAMSAADFLAFNTSVTMLLTSVTQLTGAFVSAVAALPLFEEIKPVLEAMPEVRTASTRPGPLSGALEARRLSFRYTDDGPLVLDDVSFAVRPGEFVAVVGPSGCGKSTLLRLLIGFDRPVSGSVLYDGQDLAALDRSAVRRQCGVVLQHAQPFSGSIMDVICGAEPYTPEEVMAAAELAGLAEDIQRMPMGLHTIVAAGGAISGGQRQRLMIAQALIRRPRILFLDEATSALDNDTQRVVIDSTRKLNATRIVIAHRLSTVLDADRVIVMEDGRIVQQGTPAELLADTGGRLHELVRRQLA